TGGGAATAGTATTTTATGAAAAAAGCAAAAATAGATTTACGCGAGTCTTCTTATAAGTAACTGGACTGAATCTTAAAGAAAATGTATCTATGTTATTATGGTGGATAAAATTAAAAATAAGAGAAATAACCCTCTGTTTGTGGGGTCTATTGAAAAAGGAATGCAAGTGCTTGAAGCCTTTGACGAAGGGAACAGGCAGCTTGGTCTCAACGCTATTGTCGAACTAACTGGTCTTAATCGAAGTGCTGTTCAGCGATTTTTACATACTTGGGAATCTCTAGGATACCTTTATAAAGATGCAGCTACCAAACAATTCAGATTGACTCCTAAAGTCATGAGCCTCAGTTATAATTTTTTGAGGGGAGAGCGGCTCATAGAAGTTGCAACACCTTTCTTGCTGGATGCTCGTGAACGGACTGGCAATTCTGTTTATCTCGGAACTCTTTACGACACTTCTATAATTTATTTGATCCGTTTACCGCAGCGGTTGTTTATACTGGAAGGCACTCTTCCTGGGCGGAGTGTGCCGGCATTTTGTGGGGGACGTGCGTTTCTTTCGTGTTTGGATGATTCAGATATTTTAAGTATTTTAGAGCGTTCAGATCGCAGTACGATTACACCTTATACAATCTCAGATATTGATGAGATTATGCGCGAAATTGCTCAAATCAGAGAAAGAGGGTTTTGTATTTCTGAGCAGGAGCAACTGGTCGGCGAGATTGCCGTATCTGCTCCGGTGCTTGATATGCATGGTGTTCCTCGCGCTTCGGTGTATATCTCAGCTAGAGTTGCAGATTGGACAGCAAAGAGAGTTGAAGAAGAATTAGCGCCTATTGTTCTTGAAACTGCAGGAATGATAAGGGCGCAGTTGTAAATTTAAGAATTAGATATAGTAAATTTTTACAGGATTAACTCTGTAAATAAAAAGCCCTTCACATAATAGTGAAGGGCTTTTTATTTTAATTTTTCAGGTCCAGTAGAAGTTGGAAATCAACTACGGGTCCGGTGATGCTGCCAGATTCAGTAGCAGCATACTGTTAACTACAATAAGTAGTTAACAGCCACAAGGCCCATGATTGACATGGTAATGGTGTAAGGTAAGGCTAGAAGCACCATCCGTCCGTATGAAAGGCGGATAACAGGTGCAAGAGCTGAAGTCAGTAGGAATAGGAAAGCTGCCTGACCGTTAGGAGTCGCTACACTTGGAATGTTAGTTCCGGTGTTAATAGCAACTGCAAGTTTGTCTAGGTTTCTCATGATATCGAGAGCCTGAGTTGCTGCTGCTTGAGGAAGACCTGCTACCGCGTCAACTCTTGCCATATGAGGATCAGTAAGTTTGTCCATCAAAGCTTGTCCGGTCATACCTATGTTTGGAATAGCACCGAGCAGATTGACGAAATGAATTTTCGTTTCTGAAATGTAAACAGTTGCAACAAATACGTTGTCAGAAATTGCTGAAAGCACTCCGTTCGCAATGTAATATGCTACAAGCTGAGTTTGTCCATGCAGGCTGAGTACAAAATTGATGATTGGGTGGAAAAGACCTTGATCATGAATTACAGCGACAACGGAGAAGAATACTACGAGAAGAGCGGTAAATGGTAATGCTTCTTCAAAAGCTTTACCTAAATGATGTTCTTCAATTACGCCGTTCATAGCTGTTAGAATAATAATTACCGATAACCCTACAATACCTACCGCGGCAAGGTGGAAAGCCAAAGCAACAACAAGCCAGAGGCCTGTCAAAGCTTGAATAATTAATTTAACTTTACCTTTATTACCCTGTTTTTCTTCCATCTGAATTGCGGTTTCAAGCAGATGTGAACGGATATTACCTGGTAATTTTGCGCCGTATGTAAACAGGTGGAAGTATTCAACAGTAATACAGGTAATAAGTCCGGTGGCGAGAACCGGTAATGATACAGGCATAACTTCAAGGAAAAATTCTATGAAGTGCCAGCCCATTTCTCCACCGATGAGAAGGTTCTGCGGTTCACCTACAAGCGTGCAAACTCCTCCGAGAGCTGTACCAACTGCACCGTGCATCATAAGGTTTCTCAGGAATGCACGAAATTCTTTTAAGTCCTCGCGGTTCTTTTCTATAACAGCCTGATCGTTGCAAAGGTCATGATCGCTCTGCAATGATTTACCAGACGCAAAGCGATGGTAGATGTTATAGAAACCGTAGGCAACAGCGATAATAACTGCTGTTACTGTAAGAGCGTCAAGGAATGCAGATAAAACCGCTCCAGCAAGGCAGAAGAGAACAGAGATTGTAATTTTAGACTGAACCCTTACAAGAATACGAGTGAAGGTAAACTGAAGGAAATCCTTCATGAAGTAAATACCGGCAACCATGAAAATCAGAAGCAGTATTACTTCAAAATTTTTAATAGCTTCATGATAGATAGTTTCTGTTGAAGTCATGCCCAGAAAGACTGCTTCAAACGCTAACAATCCACCTGCGGGAAGCGGGTAGCATTTTAGTGCCATAGCTAATGTAAAAATGAATTCTGCGATAAGTGCCCAGCCTGCGATAAACGGTCCAGCTGTAAACATCAGACATGGATTTAAAATTAAGAAAAATAATATAGTTAGCTTGTACCATTTTGGGGCAGACCCAAGAAAGTTGCTCCCTACTGATTGTAACATTGATGGTTGCATTAAGTTTTCCTCATTTGTGTACTATTGTATTTGTTTAAGACTCAATAGGTTAATATTGGGGACAATATGAATATTTATCGGCTATAAACTAGTTTTTAAAGTAGAGCACGTAAAAATGCCAAGGAAAAAAAATCTCCTTGGCATTTCATTGTGTTGGTTAATAAAGAAACATTAATGCTGGTATCATTACAAACATATAAATAATGGTCATTCCTGCTCCAGCCCGTACGTAATCGATGGTCTTGTAGCCACCGGGCCGCATGATAAGAGCGTTAACCTGATGAGTAGGCAGAACAAAAGTGTTTGATGCGGCAACTGCAACAGTCAAAGCTGCAATACGCGGATCAACGCCTGCACTGAGTGCCATATTCATCGAGAGTGGAACCAGTAAAACTGTTGCTCCAACATTGGATGCAACCAAAGTGAAAAAGGAAGTCAATATTCCGATTGCGGTCAGTAAAATCACAGGAGTTGGATGCCCAAGTGCCGCCATGAGAGTGTCAGCAATGAATTTCGCGGCGCCCGTGTTTTCAAATGCCATTCCGAGTGGAATAAGACCACCTAGAAGGAAGACTGTCATCCAGTCTACAGATTGATATGCTTCGTCAATACTAAGAACTTTTGTAAGAATCATGCCGAGAGCCCCAGCAAGTAGTGCAATGGATAGCTGAACATGAAATCCTAAGATCATTATGAGCGAAATAGCTAGCCACATTAATGCCACTTTAGCTTTTTCTGTGCGAAGAATTTCACCTTTGACTTCTTCAGTGAAGACAAAGTCAGGACGATCTTTTAGCAGATGGAACATTTCCCAGCGACCATGCAATAGTAACGCGTCACCGGATTCAAGTTTTATGCCTGTAAGGCCGCTTACAAAAAGTTTTTCTCCGCGGAAAATAGCCAATGGAGAAACTTTGAAGCGATCACGGATGCGTAGTTTAGTTAAAGTCTTCCCAACAAGTTCAGAACGCGGAGTGATAAGGCCTTCCATGATTCCTGCATTGTTAGGGGAGAGTTCTTCTGCAAAAGTTTTCAGCTCATCCTGCATTTCCCATCCAAGGTCTTCAGCCATGCTAAGTGCAAATTCCTTAGGTCCAACAACAGCTAAATGATCACCTGGCAGGATATCTTCCATTGCATCAGGAGCAAATAGATGTGTTGTACCGTCATCTCTGGCAATAGCGACAACTGTTGAAAAGTAAATGGGACGTAATTCAAGAGCGTGCAGGCTGTTTTCATTTTTCCATGTTTCAGGAACATGCAATTCGAATAAAGAGCCTACACCTCCGTAAGTGTCGGTAAGAAGGTTGGACATTGGTCCAGAGTTTTCGTCGACACTTTTGTTGGGGAGTATGAACCGTCCAAAAAGAATAAAATAAACAAGAGCGGCTGCAATAAGCAGAAGTCCTATAGGAGTAACTCCGAATAAGCCAAATGGTTCGTAATGCTTGCCGCCGACTACCATAAGGTCATTTAGCAGAATCAGAGGGCTGGACCCGACAAGAGTTAAGCATCCCCCGATAATTGCACAGAAGCCCATTGGCATAAGCAAGCGTCCGATTGGAACGCCAGTTTGATTACCAATACGTTTAGCCGCAGGCATAAATAAAGCTGCGGCCCCGATATTTTGCATGAATCCTGAAATGATGGCAACAGTTCCTGCTATCATTGTCATAATTCTGGTTTCGCTTTTTCCGGCAAAACGTAGAATTATTCGAGCCATAGTATTCATGACGCCGGTTTTGTCCAAACCGGCGCCAATGATGATTACAGCAATAATGGAAACAACGGCATTACTACTTAGTCCACTGATAGCCTGCTTTGGTGTTACAAGGCCAAGCAGAGGGAGTAATACCATCATTATGATGCCAACAACATCAACTCTAACCCATTCAAATATAAATAATAAGACTGCGAATGCGAGAACAGCCATAACTAACATAATCTCAGGAGTCATAATATACCTTATAGTGTATAAGAGAGCAAAGCAGAGGTTTTTCTACCTCTATTTCACCCGTAGCATTGCATGTGTATATACAGGGATTGCCTGCCGTTTTGTTTGATTTGTAGCGACATCTTCCATTACGTATCTGAATTCTTTGTCGTTGCTGTGAAGTTCTGCAACCACTGAATCTTCTGCTCCGGTTTTAACCAGATGTGCAAAGAGTAGTCCTGCTTCTGATGCTTTAGCAGAGAAGCTGGCTATGTTGCCTTCACATTCATTTCGGAAATTATTGAAGTTTGTTCCTTTTTCATCAAGGTTTAGCGCAACCAAACTGCTTTTGGTTTTAGCGGCCATTTCAACTGCGTAGCTTACTACATTTCCGGAGAAAGCAGATCCTTTGCTGACAACAAGAATTTTGCAGCCAGGGCGGGTTGATTCTGAAATAGCACTGACGATTTTATCGTTTTCAACTTGTGCTGTTGTAGAATTTTGGTCTTTGGTCCGAAAACGGTTTAGAAATGTTTTCAAGAAAAACCCCCTTTCTTTATTATCACATAATGACTGGTTACGATTGATGGCCCATGCTCCTACATTACAGGTGTTACATTGATTTTCGACCATTGCCTTGTAGTGCCTGTCCAAAAAACATTTTACATTCTGTACTGTAGCCATGTTCCCTCCTCATTTTAAGATCATTGACGTCGTAATCGTATAACTATCAAAACTCATGCCAAGTATTCTTTTAAGTGTAATACCCTGAAATTATTAAATCTTTATTAAAATAGCATTGACCGCTCACACGCGTGTGTTGCAAATAGAAACAAACTTATTAACAAATACTTCATAGTAGTTATAAATACGGTGTTAACGCTTGTTTTTGTGGTGTTGCTTTATGCAATACTAGTTCATTTATTCACAATATTATTTGGTATAAAAGATCAATTTATAGATTATTAATATGTAGTTAAAATATAAATATGTACTTAAAGCAGTTAAATTTAATTTTTTTTTAATATTATATTAAGATGTTAAATGAATATTTGTTTTTACTAGTTTTTTTAAAAAAACTATTGATCTAAGTGTGTTTCATAATGCAACGTTAACACTCTAACTGATTAATGTTATTTTAAAATAAAGATTTTACAAGAGATTTTTTCGATGTATTTATATGCAAATGGCACTATTTAGCAGCTTGCATCAAGGTAGGAGAAATAAAAAAATGAAGTGGTTTCGTAAAAAGAATGCTGAAGAATCAACGCCTGAGCCTGAATCTTCTTCTGATAGTAAAGAACAAGTTGAATTTAAAGACCCCGTCATAGAAAATTTGCACAAGCGCATTGAAGAAGCCTCTCTTCCTGATCATATTCTTCCCGTGGCGCGGGATGAATATGAAAGGTTGATCAAGACTGATAAGTCTTCACCTGAATTTGCTATCGGGCAGAATTACCTTGAATTTATTCTTTCTCTGCCCTGGAATTCTACTACTAAAGATGATCTAGATTTGACACGTGCAAAAGAAGTTTTGGATACGCGTCATTATGGCTTAAGCCCAGTTAAAGAGCGCATTCTAGAGTTTTTAGCCGTTAAGAGTCTGCATAGTCGCCAGCAGGCTAAGATCCTGCTTGCCGATGATGAAGTTATAGCGCGTGAAAATCTTTCGATAATTTTTGAGCAGGACGGTTTTGCTGTTCGGGCTGTTGCAAATGGTCTTGAAGCAGTGGCCGCTATGGAAAATGATCCTGCTGATATTTTAGTTACCGACTTGAAAATGGACGGGATGGACGGGCTTCAACTTTTGCAGGAAGTCCGTAGACGCTGGCCGGACACCGGCGTAATTATGCTTACCGGATACGCTACTGTTAAATCTGCTGTCACTGCTATGATGAAAGGGGCGGATCAATATCTCGGAAAGCCGGTAAATCTGACGAAGCTTCGTGATTACGTAATGGAACTGCTTACTAAAAATCAGCGCATCCAGCATTTGCGTGGTCCGGTTCTATGTTTCTCCGGCCCTCCCGGTACAGGTAAAACTTCTATTGGCAAGGCGATAGCAGAGGCTATGGGGCGTAAATTTTTCCGTCTGTCACTTGCTGGTCTGCGAGATGAAGCGGAACTGCGCGGACATCGGCGCACATATGTCGGTGCAATGGCTGGAAGAATTATGCTGGGAATCGAGAAAGCTGGAGTTCGTAATCCTGTTATAATGCTGGATGAAATGGATAAGGTTATTCAGGATTTTAAAGGTGATGCAACCTCCGTTCTACTTGAATTGCTTGATCCTGAACAAAACAGTGCCTTTGTAGATAATTATCTTGGACTTCCATTTGATCTTTCCGGGGTCCTTTTTATTGCAACCGCAAACATGGTTGAACGTCTTCCTGCTCCACTGCGCGACAGAATGGAGGAAATTGAATTTTCCAGTTATACACTGAGTGAAAAGCAACAAATAACCACACGTTTTTTGATCCCTGAGCAGCTCAAGCAGCATGGGCTTAATCCAAAGGACTTTGATCTGCTTCCAGAAGCGGTGCGTAGTCTGATTGTTGATTATACTCGTGAAGCAGGACTTCGTGGCTTAGAAAAGCAAGTAGCTTCACTTTGTCGTAAATTAGCAAGGAGGACGCTTGCTGACGGTGAAGGGGCTGGCGTCCTGACTGTTGAAGCTGCTGATGTTAAAGAAATCATGGGAGCTACTCCTCATTTTAATACTGCGGCTAAGACCGAACCTAAAGTGGGGCTTGCTACAGGGCTGGTCTGGACAGAGAACGGCGGAGAAATATTATTTGTTGAAGCTGTGAAAATGAAAGGTAACAAACAGCTGATTCTTACCGGATCGCTAGGTGAAGTTTTGCGTGAATCAGCACAGACCTCTTTGAGCTTTTTACGCAGTAATGCTGAGAGATTCAATCTTGAGCCTGATTTTTTTGAGGCTTCAGATATACATGTCCATTTACCTGCCGGAGCGGTGACGAAAGAAGGTCCGTCAGCGGGGATTACTATAGCTGTTGCCATTCTTTCAATGCTTACGGATCGCCCCGTCAGACCTGACGTGGCTTTCAGCGGAGAAATCTCGCTGCTTGGGGAAGTTTTGCCTGTCGCAGGCGTACGGGAAAAGGTTATGGCTGCGTCTCGGGCAGGTATTAAAACGGTTATTCTGCCGAAGCAGTGTGAATCTGCAGTACGTAGTATCGAACAAGAAGTGCTTGAAAATATTGAAATCAGGCTTGTCGGTAGACTGGGCGAAGTGGTAGAGTTAGCACTGCTTTAGTTGTCTTCATTAACCATATTATGGCGTTTCATTTTTCGCCATAGTGAAACTCTGTCTATGCCCAGAATTTTAGCGGCTTGTGTTTTGTTGCCTCCGGTGGCTAGCATGACTTTTTCAATATGCCGATGTTCCATTTCCTCGAGAGTCTGTAGCGGATTTTCCACCGGAATATTGCGTACATCATATGGAAGCAGGTCTGGAGTGAAAACAGTTCCTTTTGCAAGGGCCAGTGCCCGTTGCGCAATGTTTTCTAGTTCGCGTACGTTTCCGGGAAAGTCATGGTTCATCAGGATATCCAGAGTTTCCTGTGATATGCTTGTAATTGTCTGCTCCGGAGTCCTATGCTGTTCAAGAAAATGGCCCACAAGTACCGGAATATCTTCCCTATGTTTTCTAAGTGGTGGTGCGGACAAGGTAACAACGTTTAAGCGATAAAATAAGTCCTGACGGAAGGTTCCTTTTTCAACATTTTCTTTGAGGTCACAGTTTGTCGCAGAAATAATACGGATGTTAACTGGTATTTCTTGCGTTCCGCCAACTCGCAAAAAGGTGCGTTCCTGTAGAACTCGCAGCAGTTTAACCTGCATGTTAAGCGGCAGTTCACTCATTTCATCAAAGAAGACTGTTCCGCCATCTGCAACTTCAAGAATCCCTTTTTGTCCGCGTTGAGCTCCGGTGAAGGCTTCTCTCTCATGACCGAATAACTCTTTGTCCATGAGTTCAGCGGTGAATGTACCGCAGTTGATGGCCATAAACCTTTCGTGTGATCTGTCACTGAGCATGTGAATGCCTCGGGCAATTAGCTCTTTACCGGTTCCTGTTTCACCTTGAATAAGAACATTGCAGTTCATGGTGGCAAGCTGTTGGACAGTTTTTTTCATCCGAAGTATGGATTCACTTTGACCTACTAACGGAAAATCCTGTTTACCCTGAGCTATAACCTGTCTGAGGCGTAATACTTCAACAGATAGAGCTCGCTGCTCCAGAGCCTTGCGCACCTGCATGCGGAGTTCATCAAGGTTGAACGGTTTGGCTATGTAAGAATGAGCTCCTTTTTGCATAGCAGTAACAGCTGTTGATACAGTGGCATGTCCCGTAATCACAATAACTTCGGTTGTTGGCTGCATTTCCTTGATGTGTTCAAGGATTTGGATACCGTTCATTCTCGGCATCATCAAATCGGTCAGAACCAGTTCGTACTCGTCTTTTTCCATTTGCTGCAGAGCTGCCATACCGGATTCAACAGCTACAGCATGGTATCCTTCTTCTGTCAGGACATGTACAAGATTTTCGCGTGCAATACGTTCGTCATCAACAATAAGAATATTCGCATGACTGATCATATTAAGGAATCCTTTGCCAACGGCAGGTGAATAAAGAAGGTTGTGCCGTTGCCGGGGGTACTTTCAGTGCGGATACGTCCCTTATGTTTTTCAATAATACCGTATACTATGTAGAGTCCGAGTCCTGTGCCTTGTCCGACTTCCTTGGTTGAGAAGAACGGATCGAAAATGCGCTCTAATGTTTCAGTATCCATGCCTATTCCGGAGTCCTGTACAGTGATCAAGGCTTCGTCTTTTTCAATTGTTCCACTGATAAAGATAGATCCGGCATTGGTGTCGATGGCCTGAACCGCATTAATGATAAGGTTGATAAATGCTTCCTGCAATCGTTGACGATCGGCTTGTATTAAAATTTTATCCGAGATGTCAGTTTTTATTGAAATATCTGATGGAATTTGACTGGATACAAGGCGTACGGCTGAAGTCACTACAACATCAAGATGAGTTGGAGCAGGTGAATATTCTCGTTCGCGTGAAAATTCAAGTAACCCTTTGACTATGTCACGTGCTCTTAATGTTTCCTGTTCTATATTGTGCATCATTTTATCTGCAAGTACATCTTTACCTTGTGTGTTTTCCGTTAGAATCTGGCAGGAAGTAGAAATATTGTTAAGTGGATTGTTTAACTGGTGAGCTATGCCTGAAGCCAGCGTTCCTATAGAAGAAAGTTTTTGAGCCTGAACCAGCTGTCTGCGCCGTTTTGTTAATTGCTCAACCATAGAGTTAAGTGCGACAAAAACCTGCTGCACTTCATCGTGTGCATTTTTGATGGGAAGAGCTTCAAACGTACCAAGTGAGATGCGCTTAGTAGCCTCTTGCACCAGACGAAGCGGCAGAAGAATGTTTGAACTGACAAAGATAACCAATATTAAAACAACAATCGCCAGTGCTACTATGGAAATTGCCAGATTGGTACGTAAATCATTGTTGATATTTAAAATGTTTTCACGTTCAAAACGGGATATAGCTCGAGAGTGTTCAACTATTGCCTGTCCATATTCACGAAGGAGAGTCGGTTCTTCACTTAGTTTGTAAGTTTTGCTTGTTTTAATCTCATAAGAAATTTTATCAATTAATTCACGGTAATTGATTAAATCTTTACTAAGTAAAGCCCCGTGTTGTTTAACTTCCGGCTGAGTGAAATCCGCCATGAGTGATTGCAGTAGAGTTTCAGCTCGTTCAAGATACTCAATCCCCTGTGAAAATACGGTAGAGTCGTGGTACAGAAATAGATTCTTTTCTGCTCTGCGCACTTCAAGGATCAGGTTGCTTAAGTCGTCAACACGCTCAATCAGCAATACTTCCCGTTCCAGATGAATAGTATTTGTATATGAAAGTATGCCTATGCATCCAAAACAAATGGAAAAAATAGCGATACCGATCACAATCTTTTGTCGAATATTTAATTTGAACATTAGATCTGCTTTTTAGAGGTCGTATTAAAAAATATTAATCCTGATTAGTTACCTAGACTGATCGTTTCAATGTAAGGGTTGTTTTGTAAAAAGGCAATTGGGCTCGAGATAAATAAAGGGAGAATTAGCAAGGAGTTTGGTAGTTCTTAAGCAAATCTTGGACACAATTTCTTCTTGTTTGTTCATCATCAGCTAATAAAATGTAGTTGCAGTTCCAGCATTCATCAGTAATGCATTTTAGTTGCGTAGGGGTAGAAAGAGCTTTGTTCAAGTTTTCAGTTTGGCCGATGTATAAAGGGTGTGCTTCAAATCCGGCAAGATGTCCGCGCGGGTGTGTGTAAGAAAATATGAATATACCACCGGATGCAGGGAGGGTGGAACTTTTCTTTTTAATTTCAAAAAAATATTCAGTCCCTGAGCCTCCTGTAAAAGACCACTTTTCTTGCTTGAACATGCTAACCCTTATGTAATGATTAAATAATTTGTGTTAATTTAATGACAGAAACTTACATTCTATTTGGGGAATGTCTAGGGTGAGCTAATATTTATTACACCAAAAAAAGCCCCCAGCATAACAGCTGAGGGCTTTTTATTCCCGAATAGATGAACGCTCGTATTCAGTAAAACTATTAGTCTACTTTTTTGTATGCTTTAGGTGCTGCGCCACAGATAGGACACTTTTCAGTTGCTGGGCCGTCCTGAGTGTGACCACAGACTGAACAGATGTAGAATTCTGCATCAGAAAATTTGTCGCCGTCAGCTTCCAGTGCTTCGGTG
This sequence is a window from Desulfovibrio sp. UCD-KL4C. Protein-coding genes within it:
- a CDS encoding IclR family transcriptional regulator — encoded protein: MVDKIKNKRNNPLFVGSIEKGMQVLEAFDEGNRQLGLNAIVELTGLNRSAVQRFLHTWESLGYLYKDAATKQFRLTPKVMSLSYNFLRGERLIEVATPFLLDARERTGNSVYLGTLYDTSIIYLIRLPQRLFILEGTLPGRSVPAFCGGRAFLSCLDDSDILSILERSDRSTITPYTISDIDEIMREIAQIRERGFCISEQEQLVGEIAVSAPVLDMHGVPRASVYISARVADWTAKRVEEELAPIVLETAGMIRAQL
- the nhaB gene encoding sodium/proton antiporter NhaB; translated protein: MQPSMLQSVGSNFLGSAPKWYKLTILFFLILNPCLMFTAGPFIAGWALIAEFIFTLAMALKCYPLPAGGLLAFEAVFLGMTSTETIYHEAIKNFEVILLLIFMVAGIYFMKDFLQFTFTRILVRVQSKITISVLFCLAGAVLSAFLDALTVTAVIIAVAYGFYNIYHRFASGKSLQSDHDLCNDQAVIEKNREDLKEFRAFLRNLMMHGAVGTALGGVCTLVGEPQNLLIGGEMGWHFIEFFLEVMPVSLPVLATGLITCITVEYFHLFTYGAKLPGNIRSHLLETAIQMEEKQGNKGKVKLIIQALTGLWLVVALAFHLAAVGIVGLSVIIILTAMNGVIEEHHLGKAFEEALPFTALLVVFFSVVAVIHDQGLFHPIINFVLSLHGQTQLVAYYIANGVLSAISDNVFVATVYISETKIHFVNLLGAIPNIGMTGQALMDKLTDPHMARVDAVAGLPQAAATQALDIMRNLDKLAVAINTGTNIPSVATPNGQAAFLFLLTSALAPVIRLSYGRMVLLALPYTITMSIMGLVAVNYLL
- a CDS encoding SLC13 family permease; the encoded protein is MTPEIMLVMAVLAFAVLLFIFEWVRVDVVGIIMMVLLPLLGLVTPKQAISGLSSNAVVSIIAVIIIGAGLDKTGVMNTMARIILRFAGKSETRIMTMIAGTVAIISGFMQNIGAAALFMPAAKRIGNQTGVPIGRLLMPMGFCAIIGGCLTLVGSSPLILLNDLMVVGGKHYEPFGLFGVTPIGLLLIAAALVYFILFGRFILPNKSVDENSGPMSNLLTDTYGGVGSLFELHVPETWKNENSLHALELRPIYFSTVVAIARDDGTTHLFAPDAMEDILPGDHLAVVGPKEFALSMAEDLGWEMQDELKTFAEELSPNNAGIMEGLITPRSELVGKTLTKLRIRDRFKVSPLAIFRGEKLFVSGLTGIKLESGDALLLHGRWEMFHLLKDRPDFVFTEEVKGEILRTEKAKVALMWLAISLIMILGFHVQLSIALLAGALGMILTKVLSIDEAYQSVDWMTVFLLGGLIPLGMAFENTGAAKFIADTLMAALGHPTPVILLTAIGILTSFFTLVASNVGATVLLVPLSMNMALSAGVDPRIAALTVAVAASNTFVLPTHQVNALIMRPGGYKTIDYVRAGAGMTIIYMFVMIPALMFLY
- a CDS encoding S16 family serine protease, which translates into the protein MKWFRKKNAEESTPEPESSSDSKEQVEFKDPVIENLHKRIEEASLPDHILPVARDEYERLIKTDKSSPEFAIGQNYLEFILSLPWNSTTKDDLDLTRAKEVLDTRHYGLSPVKERILEFLAVKSLHSRQQAKILLADDEVIARENLSIIFEQDGFAVRAVANGLEAVAAMENDPADILVTDLKMDGMDGLQLLQEVRRRWPDTGVIMLTGYATVKSAVTAMMKGADQYLGKPVNLTKLRDYVMELLTKNQRIQHLRGPVLCFSGPPGTGKTSIGKAIAEAMGRKFFRLSLAGLRDEAELRGHRRTYVGAMAGRIMLGIEKAGVRNPVIMLDEMDKVIQDFKGDATSVLLELLDPEQNSAFVDNYLGLPFDLSGVLFIATANMVERLPAPLRDRMEEIEFSSYTLSEKQQITTRFLIPEQLKQHGLNPKDFDLLPEAVRSLIVDYTREAGLRGLEKQVASLCRKLARRTLADGEGAGVLTVEAADVKEIMGATPHFNTAAKTEPKVGLATGLVWTENGGEILFVEAVKMKGNKQLILTGSLGEVLRESAQTSLSFLRSNAERFNLEPDFFEASDIHVHLPAGAVTKEGPSAGITIAVAILSMLTDRPVRPDVAFSGEISLLGEVLPVAGVREKVMAASRAGIKTVILPKQCESAVRSIEQEVLENIEIRLVGRLGEVVELALL
- a CDS encoding sigma-54 dependent transcriptional regulator; translated protein: MISHANILIVDDERIARENLVHVLTEEGYHAVAVESGMAALQQMEKDEYELVLTDLMMPRMNGIQILEHIKEMQPTTEVIVITGHATVSTAVTAMQKGAHSYIAKPFNLDELRMQVRKALEQRALSVEVLRLRQVIAQGKQDFPLVGQSESILRMKKTVQQLATMNCNVLIQGETGTGKELIARGIHMLSDRSHERFMAINCGTFTAELMDKELFGHEREAFTGAQRGQKGILEVADGGTVFFDEMSELPLNMQVKLLRVLQERTFLRVGGTQEIPVNIRIISATNCDLKENVEKGTFRQDLFYRLNVVTLSAPPLRKHREDIPVLVGHFLEQHRTPEQTITSISQETLDILMNHDFPGNVRELENIAQRALALAKGTVFTPDLLPYDVRNIPVENPLQTLEEMEHRHIEKVMLATGGNKTQAAKILGIDRVSLWRKMKRHNMVNEDN
- a CDS encoding sensor histidine kinase, with product MFKLNIRQKIVIGIAIFSICFGCIGILSYTNTIHLEREVLLIERVDDLSNLILEVRRAEKNLFLYHDSTVFSQGIEYLERAETLLQSLMADFTQPEVKQHGALLSKDLINYRELIDKISYEIKTSKTYKLSEEPTLLREYGQAIVEHSRAISRFERENILNINNDLRTNLAISIVALAIVVLILVIFVSSNILLPLRLVQEATKRISLGTFEALPIKNAHDEVQQVFVALNSMVEQLTKRRRQLVQAQKLSSIGTLASGIAHQLNNPLNNISTSCQILTENTQGKDVLADKMMHNIEQETLRARDIVKGLLEFSREREYSPAPTHLDVVVTSAVRLVSSQIPSDISIKTDISDKILIQADRQRLQEAFINLIINAVQAIDTNAGSIFISGTIEKDEALITVQDSGIGMDTETLERIFDPFFSTKEVGQGTGLGLYIVYGIIEKHKGRIRTESTPGNGTTFFIHLPLAKDSLI